A stretch of Aspergillus nidulans FGSC A4 chromosome VI DNA encodes these proteins:
- the rpnL gene encoding proteasome regulatory particle lid subunit RPN12 (transcript_id=CADANIAT00010060), with product MASELRSLVGDLTNAVNRKQFDTANTLLARAKRTLLLQNALIPASSTNPELLVLARETLELGALSAIRQTDAPAFTRYYQQLQPFYDLEREGSSTLDTRTSQRSKITGLYLLLLLSSGDGSSFHTVLEGLVEEASLKGGNVEDDPFIKYPVNLERNLMEGSYDKVWRETNSERVPSEDFALFSNVLVGTIRSEIADCSEKAYPSLPISNAKNLLFLESEGAVMEFAQQRGWTLRDGRIYFPVEPEAATRSEKDILVASSTIIENAIGYARELETIV from the exons ATGGCCAGCGAACTGAGGTCCCTTGTGGGAGACCTCACCAATGCCGTAAATCGCAAGCAATTCGACACCGCGAACACCCTCCTCGCTCGCGCAAAGCggaccctcctcctccagaacgCTCTTATTCCCGCGTCTTCCACGAATCCTGAACTCCTAGTCCTCGCCCGTGAGACCCTCGAGCTCGGCGCCCTCTCCGCCATCCGCCAGACCGACGCCCCGGCCTTCACTCGATACTACCAGCAGCTGCAACCGTTTTACGATCTGGAGCGGGAAGGGAGCAGCACTCTTGACACGAGAACAAGCCAGCGCAGCAAGATTACAGGACTTTACCTCTTGCTGCTACTTAGCTCTGGAGACGGGTCAAGCTTCCATACGGTTTTGGAGGGTTTAGTTGAAGAGGCGAGCTTGAAGGGCGGGAATGTCGAAGATGATCCGTTTATCAAATATCCAGTTAATTTGGAGAGGAATTTAATGGAGGGGAGCTATGATAAGGTCTGGCGCGAGACGAATTCAGAAAGGGTGCCATCGGAGGATTTCGCGCTGTTTTCGAAC GTGCTTGTTGGAACCATTCGCAGCGAGATCGCGGATTGCTCCGAGAAGGCGTACCCATCTCTCCCGATCTCCAACGCCAAAaaccttctcttccttgagTCTGAAGGCGCCGTTATGGAGTTTGCTCAGCAGCGTGGATGGACACTTCGTGATGGACGGATATACTTTCCTGTTGAGCCGGAGGCGGCCACCCGCTCAGAGAAGGATATCCTTGTGGCCAGCAGCACGATTATCGAGAATGCGATTGGGTATGCGCGGGAGCTGGAAACGATTGTCTAG
- a CDS encoding uncharacterized protein (transcript_id=CADANIAT00010059) — protein MVSLSFLAGTLSLVIACFVNVVAADFGYVTVERLQRAPDGWIRGPVAPPFKMIKFHIALRQEKAAELEQVTLDMSTPGHHNYGRHLKRDDVRAFVRPSGETMNRVLAWLESAEIPAESVRTHGNWMEVILPVSRAESLMKTKFHIYTHRDTHRRAIRTLSYSVPRALFPDIQLIQPTTHFGQAVAQGKRPNFQPVAATFDRLTADCSTTITPDCLRELYGLYDTNAKPDVRNRLGISGYLEEYARYSDFHQFMHQFSPNRTEANFSVVSINGGLNLQNSSLPSSEASLDVQYAISLAYNTFATYYTTAGRAPFLPGATGTDEDISINEPYLEQLHYLLDLPDEELPAVLTTSYGEDEQSVPESYAEATCNLFAQLGARGVSVIFSSGDGGVGGSCLANDGTNRTRFQPIFPASCPFVTSVGGTEGMNPERAVEFSGGGFSDRFARPSYQDSSVLGFLKTLGGKWDGLYNPQGRGIPDVAAQANNYIIIDHGKTYHIGGTSASAPVFAAIVSRLNAARLEDGKPRLGFLNPWLYSLNQTGFTDIVDGRSPRPACVSMKTRPGSSAWAKAISADPKTKRGLTHRAPMMYGCHPPWPLCSRPRIVRSTYPCHTAYILHTRVPQFGWEKTIQSSLNGRPPKVPRPGPTSKWATAESPPECQKFPAAEFAEDGIQVTLKTGGAESRDLLHSHVEGVTSCIPNLLVVSDMGQQLGPFYTHDVLADVIHVLSEEDRLVYQRQREDHFYWNKKLQPTKAGWRLDRYKFLAMIEYAYARNPSAKWYVFMEADTTVIWQNLVQLLSRYKWIDPIYIGSPTPGRPIGTWWDPEPTFFVYGGSGIVLSVTAIEHLLREDLEGSAKAESGQTSQLLITKYQDMVREDCCGDSVLGWVAAQRDVKIKGLWPMFNPHPLHGTPLGKSYWCQPVITFHKSDPVQVVELWKWQTERQKKGNDPRPILYSDIVDFFDFEATPVRENWNNADMDSFDASTHEAHDSFDSCKEACHKHDHCFQFTYHRKKCRMARVIRLGNSVSMDGDGDAKAGRSLAGWDVKKIKEFKKAHNCEKVDWPEPSTERIF, from the exons ATGGTTTCACTCTCTTTTCTCGCGGGAACACTCTCCCTTGTCATTGCTTGTTTCGTCAATGTCGTGGCTGCCGATTTTGGTTATGTCACTGTCGAACGGCTCCAGAGAGCCCCAGATGGCTGGATTAGAGGTCCTGTGGCGCCGCCTTTCAAGATGATAAAGTTTCATATAGCTCTCCGTCAGGAAAAAGCTGCCGAGTTGGAACAAGTCACTCTGGATATGTCGACTCCTGGCCATCATAATTATGGCCGCCATTTGAAACGTGACGATGTTAGGGCTTTTGTACGCCCTTCTGGTGAAACCATGAACCGAGTTCTGGCCTGGCTCGAATCAGCTGAAATACCGGCAGAATCTGTCAGGACCCATGGAAACTGGATGGAGGTTATACTACCTGTGTCTCGAGCGGAGTCGTTGATGAAGACAAAATTCCATATCTATACTCATCGAGATACTCACAGACGCGCCATCAGAACCCTTAGTTACTCGGTTCCACGAGCACTCTTTCCGGATATCCAGTTAATTCAACCTACGACTCATTTCGGGCAGGCCGTGGCGCAGGGGAAGCGCCCAAATTTCCAGCCGGTTGCTGCAACATTCGACCGACTGACCGCCGACTGTTCAACAACCATCACGCCTGACTGTCTCCGGGAGCTGTATGGGCTCTATGACACGAACGCAAAGCCAGATGTTCGCAACCGCCTTGGAATTTCCGGTTACTTGGAGGAGTATGCACGCTACAGTGACTTCCACCAGTTCATGCATCAGTTTTCGCCAAACAGGACAGAAGCCAACTTCTCTGTTGTCTCCATCAACGGAGGCCTCAATCTGCAGAACTCATCGCTCCCTAGCTCCGAGGCTAGTTTGGACGTCCAATACGCAATCTCGCTGGCGTACAACACATTTGCGACATATTATACTACTGCAGGTCGCGCACCGTTTCTGCCTGGGGCTACCGGGACAGACGAGGATATATCCATCAATGAGCCGTATCTTGAACAGCTCCATTatcttcttgaccttccAGACGAGGAATTGCCCGCAGTTCTTACGACCTCGTACGGCGAAGACGAGCAGAGTGTTCCCGAATCGTACGCTGAGGCGACTTGCAATCTGTTCGCTCAACTGGGGGCGCGCGGCGTCTCAGTAATTTTTAGCAGCGGAGAtggtggtgttggagggTCATGCCTAGCCAACGACGGCACGAATCGGACTAGATTTCAGCCCATATTCCCAGCATCGTGTCCTTTCGTCACATCAGTAGGCGGGACCGAAGGTATGAATCCGGAGAGAGCCGTTGAGTTTTCCGGAGGCGGATTCTCGGATCGATTTGCGCGCCCATCATATCAGGATTCCAGTGTTCTTGGTTTTTTGAAGACACTTGGTGGCAAGTGGGATGGATTATACAATCCCCAGGGAAGAGGAATCCCCGACGTCGCCGCGCAGGCCAACAACTATATTATCATCGACCATGGCAAAACATATCACATTGGAGGCACCAG CGCCTCTGCGCCTGTCTTTGCAGCTATTGTATCACGGTTGAACGCGGCCAGATTAGAGGACGGCAAGCCCAGATTGGGTTTTCTCAACCCGTGGCTTTATTCTTTGAATCAAACCGGATTTACCGATATCGTGGATGGCAGATCT CCTCGACCTGCCTGTGTTTCAATGAAGACCAGGCCCGGAAGTTCGGCGTGGGCGAAGGCAATTAGTGCGG ACCCAAAAACCAAGCGGGGCTTGACTCACAGAGCGCCTATGATGTACGGGTGTCACCCTCCTTGGCCCCTTTGCTCCCGACCACGGATCGTCCGATCTACCTACCCAT GCCATACAGCCTACATTCTTCACACCCGCGTGCCGCAGTTCGGGTGGGAAAAAACCATTCAGTCTTCGTTGAACGGCCGGCCACCAAAGGTACCTCGCCCAGGTCCGACCAGCAAATGGGCTACGGCCGAGTCTCCGCCAGAATGCCAGAAGTTCCCGGCTGCTGAATTTGCGGAAGATGGGATACAGGTGACTTTGAAGACGGGGGGAGCCGAGTCTCGCGACCTGCTCCACTCGCATGTTGAAGGTGTCACATCATGTATACCAAACCTTCTAGTTGTATCTGACATGGGGCAGCAGCTTGGGCCTTTTTACACCCATGACGTGCTAGCAGACGTGATTCATGTTTTATCTGAGGAAGATAGACTGGTGTATCAGCGGCAGCGGGAAGACCATTTctactggaacaagaagcTGCAACCAACCAAGGCAGGATGGAGACTGGACCGATACAAGTTTCTAGCCATGATCGAATACGCTTACGCCCGAAATCCAAGTGCGAAATGGTACGTATTTATGGAAGCCGACACTACCGTGATATGGCAGAACTTGGTACAGCTTCTGAGCCGCTACAAATGGATTGATCCTATATACATTGGATCTCCGACCCCAGGGAGGCCCATAGGAACATGGTGGGACCCGGAGCCAACCTTCTTTGTCTACGGCGGATCAGGAATTGTGCTTTCTGTTACTGCTATAGAACACCTGCTACGGGAGGATCTAGAGGGGAGTGCCAAAGCCGAGTCGGGCCAAACATCGCAGCTTTTGATCACCAAGTACCAGGACATGGTCCGAGAAGACTGCTGCGGGGACTCGGTCCTCGGCTGGGTTGCAGCACAGAGAGACGTGAAAATTAAAGGGCTATGGCCAATGTTCaaccctcatcctctgcatgGCACACCTCTAGGCAAATCTTATTGGTGCCAGCCCGTCATCACCTTCCACAAGAGCGACCCCGTCCAAGTGGTGGAACTATGGAAATGGCAGACtgagagacagaagaagggaAATGACCCGCGCCCCATCTTGTATTCTGACATCGTCGACTTCTTCGACTTTGAAGCCACTCCTGTCCGTGAAAACTGGAATAACGCCGACATGGATTCTTTTGATGCATCCACACACGAAGCCCACGATTCCTTCGACTCCTGCAAAGAGGCATGCCACAAACACGACCACTGCTTCCAATTCACATACCACCGCAAGAAGTGTCGCATGGCACGGGTTATCAGGCTAGGTAACTCTGTGTcgatggatggagatggagacgcCAAAGCCGGACGTTCACTGGCGGGTTGGGATGTTAAGAAGATTAAGGAGTTTAAAAAGGCTCATAACTGTGAAAAGGTCGATTGGCCGGAACCAAGTACGGAGCGGATATTCTAG
- a CDS encoding uncharacterized protein (transcript_id=CADANIAT00010061) — protein sequence MLQHPSSTTTIHLDQPPSCLQFCPASPNNFVVGTYLLSETKTTDTDGSETIQQSKSGSLQLWHLDPETDALTQKSCHRINAAVFDLHFHPRQENTFAIATSDASVSLFTVSPETETGFTLLWTKSVHENPSIPALFLAWLPENWLNPKGAGANPDGFAVTFSDGRTGVFGLTANGDEPVTKLGSFEAKQPIEVWFVAAASYLTSSEAEKVSTPYLFTGNDFGALHTRRFADIPVLINQTAHDDKDEEEESPLPATLVSSDDKALHHTAGVTSILPLPIPLSHAAANGEPLLLTGSYDEHLRVYHACRGGRGEVLAEMGLRGGVWRLQLLSAHSSTSKEEWTFLVLASCMHGGTRIVKVTVPGEGKAVIEILAEFTEHESMNYASDTWKGGPGPEIRVVSSSFYDRRVCVWRVEV from the exons ATGCTTCAGcatccctcctccaccacaacaATCCATCTGGACCAGCCTCCTAGCTGCCTCCAATTCTGTCCAGCATCTCCCAATAACTTCGTAGTCGGCACCTACCTCCTCTCTGAAACAAAGACTACAGACACAGATGGATCAGAAACAATCCAGCAATCAAAGTCGGGATCCCTGCAACTCTGGCACCTGGATCCGGAGACTGATGCACT GACCCAAAAATCATGCCATCGCATCAATGCTGCCGTCTTCGATCTCCACTTTCACCCCAGGCAGGAAAACACCTTCGCCATTGCAACAAGCGACGCCTCCGTTTCCCTCTTCACTGTCTCACCAGAAACTGAGACAGGTTTCACGCTTCTTTGGACGAAGAGCGTTCACGAGAACCCCTCAATCCCAGCACTGTTCTTAGCTTGGTTGCCGGAGAATTGGCTGAACCCGAAAGGGGCCGGTGCGAACCCCGACGGGTTCGCCGTGACGTTTAGTGATGGGCGGACGGGAGTTTTCGGCTTGACTGCGAATGGGGATGAACCGGTCACCAAGCTTGGGTCTTTCGAAGCGAAGCAACCGATCGAGGTGTGGTTTGTCGCGGCAGCTTCGTACTTGACCTCTTCAGAGGCAGAAAAGGTGTCTACACCTTATCTCTTCACTGGAAATGACTTTGGCGCGTTACACACTCGCCGCTTCGCAGATATCCCAGTTTTAATCAACCAGACAGCGCATGACGAtaaggacgaagaggaggaatcGCCCTTACCAGCAACCCTCGTCTCATCTGATGACAAAGCCCTCCACCACACCGCAGGCGTAACATCTATCCTGCCGCTCCCCATTCCGCTTTCACATGCAGCCGCAAATGGTGAGCCATTGTTACTCACGGGTAGCTATGACGAGCATCTGCGTGTGTACCATGCTTGTCGAGGTGGAAGGGGCGAGGTCCTTGCAGAGATGGGATTAAGGGGTGGGGTTTGGAGGTTGCAGTTGCTTAGTGCACACAGTTCCACCAGTAAGGAGGAATGGACGTTCCTGGTTTTAGCTAGCTGTATGCATGGTGGGACGAGGATCGTGAAGGTTACGGTTCctggagaagggaaagctGTCATTGAAATTTTGGCAGAGTTTACGGAGCATGAGAGCATGAATTATGCGTCAGACACCTGGAAAGGAGGGCCTGGTCCAGAAATTCGGGTTGTGTCGAGTAGCTTTTATGACCGGAGAGTTTGTGTATGGCGGGTGGAGGTATAA